From the Kribbella sp. CA-293567 genome, the window CGTGATCCGCGGCAACACCTTCAACGGCCGCGGCATCTCCGGCGAGAACTCGGCCGACTCGTGGGTGGACGTGAAGGGCTTCGGCTACCTGATCGAGAACAACACCGGCACCTTCTCCTCCCCCGGTGTCTTCGCGAACGGCTATGAGACCCACAACCCGTCCACCACCCCGTCCTTCCTGAACGGCTGCGGCAACACCTGGCGCAACAACTCGTCCAACCTCGGCGGCACCGGGAAGTACGCGATCTTCATCAGCTCCCAGTCCAAGTGCACCGCCGACCCGAACGTCGTCCACTCCTCCAACACCGTCCAGAACGCCCAGACCGGTCTGACCAACGTCCCGGTGACGCCCTGAGATACAACCAAGCATGACCTTTTCGCCCGAGTCGCCGGCGTACGCAGCCATCCGCGAAGGAATCGCCCTCCGCGAACAAAGCCGCGCGCCGGCGGCAAAGGCCCTGCTGGAGACCTTGGTGGACGACGTCGAGAAGGGAACCGACGCGTTCGCCAAGATCTTCCTGGCCCACTCGCCGGCCGACGTCCAGGAGACCCCCGAGGACGAACTCGCCTGGGACCTCAGAGCACTCGCCTTCATGGACGAGCTGACCGGCCAGGAAGCCATCGCCCGCGACAACCCCGGCGGCAAGGCGGCCCTCCTGCCTTCCCTGCACCTCAACCTCGCCGCCGACTACCGCCGCCTCGGCGACGAGACCACCGCCCGTCTGCACTACAACCTTGGCAAGGCGCATCTGAACGCCCTCGCCGACGATGCCTACGGCGACAGCATCCGAGCCGCCTTCACCGACGAGGCTTTCCAGCAAGCGAGCGGCCGGAGTCGCGGCGCGGTCAGGCGATGAACAGGAGCACGCTGATCGCCACCATCACCGCGGCAGTGGCCGCGTGAACGCCGTAAGCGGCAGCCTTCGGCCCCTTGCTGCGGAGCACGATCAACGCATCGCCGACCGGCGATACCGGCGGCGGCCAGTCTGCCGCGCCTATCTGGACCTCGCCGGCGACCGCCCGGCGGAGTACCAGGGTCTACTTCCTGGCCTTCTCGACCATCTCTCCCGAGACGATCAACCCGTGTCAACCCTTACCGCCAGGACGGCCGCGCCCTAGCAATCTACTCCCAGGCACCGCAGGGGTGGGCTCATCGCTGGAGATCGGCTCGTTCTCGGCCGCCAGCAGCGTCACCGGCATCGCGGGATGCGGTCGACCCCGCGCCGGCCGGAGGACCGGCGTGACAGAGCGAATGCAGAGCTGGCTGCTGGGTGGCCGACGACGGTCTCCGCACTCCGCTCACCAACAGGCTGCGGACCCCGCAGGTCGGGTGGGTGGGCTGCGGACCCACGCATCGCGTGCGCCGGCGGGGCCAACCACACTCCCACCACATCACCCGCCGATCAGGTTGCGGATCCGCCGTCAGGTCGGGTGGGCGGGCTGCTCAAGCCGCGAGACCTGCACGGGTGGGGCCAACCACACTCCCCCGACACCAACCAGCCTGCGGATCCACCGCCAGGTCGGGTGGGCGGGCTGCCCGCACCCGCAACGCCTGTGCGGGTGGGGCGAAACCCTCCTACAAACCTACTTCCAAGCCTTACGCTTCTGCCCCGCAACCTTCACCGGGGTAGTCGCCTCCCAAACCCGCCGCCACCGAGCGGCATCCGGCCCGGACTGCGACGGCGACGTCCCGGCGGCGACCCGGCGACGGGCTTCCCACCAGGTGGAGCTTTCTTCGTCCAGCAGCGCTGAGACGGCCGCGGCGATCCGCGGAGCGAACTCGCGAGCGGTCTCCCCCTCAGCCGGGTACAGCGGGTCGCCGTACCGGACCGCGACGTTCGGACGGCCGGGGACCGGCCAGCCACGGCCGCGGGGCATTGCGGCGAAGGAACCCTTGATGCCGACGGGGATCACCGGCACGCCCTGGTCCACGGCGATGTACGCCGCGCCCATCCGGAACCGCTCCATCCAGCCGTCGGGCGAGCGGGTGCCCTCGGGGAAGACCACAACGTTCCAGCCGTCCGCGAGCAGATCACCCGGGGTCGCGCTGAGCTTGCCGCCGCGGCGCTCGATCGGGAAGGTGTTGAACACGATCGCCGAAGCGGTGGCGCGCCACCAGGTGTCGAAGAAGTAGTCGGCAGCAGCGGCGACAGCGGTCTTGCGGCGCATGTCGTCGGGCAGCGTGCAGAGCAGCAGCGGGGTGTCGAGGTGCGACGAGTGGTTCGCCACGATCACCGCCGGCCCGTTCACCTTGCGCAGCGAGTCGATCCCGCTCACCTGCGGGTTCACCTCGAACCGCAGGACCGAGTTCAGCGCGCCCTTCTGCAGCACCTCCCGGACGGCGATCGCCGCGGGCCTGCGGGCCCAGCGGGTCGGGAAGACCGAGGACTCCTTCTTCACCACGTACGGCTCGGCCGACCGCGGCACCTGCTGACGGCGCCCCCAGCGGAAGCCGCGCGCGACCTGCTTCACGTCCCGCGCGGTGTCCCGGCCGAACTTGACCAGGTTCGCCCCCATCAGCGGACGTCCGCGAGCAGGTGCGGCGGGTTGTGCAGGTAGGTGATCGACGGCGACCGGCCGACCGAGTGGCTCACCATCTCCAGCGCGTCCTGCAGGGTCGAGGCGGAGCGGAAGCCCATCCGCTCGACCGTCTTGCGGTTCGCGCCGACCCAGACGATGTCGCCGCAGTGGTCCAGCGCGTGGCTGATCCAGTACCACATGTAGAACGGGTGGACGCCGTGGTACGCGTTCGAGGTGCGGTAGAGGTGGATGTACCACGGGTCCTCGGCGTACTGCTTCTCGAACTTCGCCTCGATGGTGGCCGGGTCGGTCGACTCCGACAGCACCTCCTCGAAGAAGTCCACGTACGACGGGTGGTGCAGCTGGCTGAACTCGTAGTCCACCGGGTGGTACAGGATGACCGCGCCGTCCTTGCGGACGATCGGCTGGCCCCGGTAGGAGTTGAAGTAGTAACCCAGCCCCATGCAGGCGGCCAGGATCGGGTTCATCACCGAGTTCACGTTGTACGGGCCGACGAACGGCACGCCCATGATCGCGACGTCGGACTGGCCCTGCACCTCGACCAGGTGCTGCTTGTGCACGGCCTCGATCGTCTTCTCGTGCACCGGCTCGATCGACCCGGCGTTGATCCCGGTCAGGCCGTAGTTCGAGCGGACGTCCTGGAAGATCTTGCGCCGGGCCTTGGCCGGCGCCAGCGCGAGGCCGCGCTTGGCCCCGAGCATCGCGGCCTGGTCCTTGATCGACCACTCCCACTCGCGCTTCTGCAGGAACTCCAGGCCGCCGCCGAAGATGTCGTTGTTGAGCGTGGTCTCGATCTGGAAGACCTTGACGTGCTCGGTCAGCACCTCGCCCATCCGCCAGGCCGAGTGGTGCATCTTGGAGGCCTTGTGGTCCATGAAGGACCGCGAGTGGATCATCGTGTGGCTGTTGTGGTGGTGCTTCAGCGACTTGTACGACGCCAGCCCGATCGACGTCGACTTGTGACCGCCGTCCATCGCCACCAGGTTCACGTTCACGTAGACCAGCAGGTCGGACTCGGCCGCCCGCTTGGAGATCTCGACGTCCTCGCCGTGCTTGGTCTGGCCCAGGTGGGTCAGGTTGTCGGCGTCCTCGGCATCGAAGTTGTAGAGCTTGCCGTCGGGGAAGAACGACCGGAAGACCCGCTCGCCGACGATCTCGCGCAGCTCGTTCGGGGTCAGCCGGCGGTGCAGCGCGTTCGCGGAGATCAGCTCGACGTCGTCGACCCCGGCGTCCGCGGCCATCGTGAGCACGGCCTCGATCACCCGCTGGCGGATGTCCGGCTTCTTCATCGGCGGCAACGGCAGCGAGATGTCGTCGAAGGCGATCGTCAGCCGCATCCCCGGCCGCAGCAGCTCCGGCAGCGGCTCGGACTCGATCGGGTGCAGCAGCGCGTTCTGGATCGCTTCCTCGACGTCGCGCACCGCCGGCAGCGACTCCGGCGGGTACACCACCCGGGTACCGAGCGGGAACCGCTCCAGCAGGAAGCCTTCACCGTTGTGCACGAGCAGCGGCGGCGTCCGGTCGTCCACCTCAAGCACAAACCCTGGCCGAGACATGTCAGAACCTCTCTCGTCGTACGTTCAACGGTGCAGCAACAACTGTGGCACGGGCCGCGATCACGAGGCCCTCACATCGAAGGCCACCTTCACGGTGCCCAGCCGGCCGGCGGACTGCGCGTGGTCGAGCGCCTCGCGCCAGCGGTAGAGCGGGTACTTCGCCCCGACGACCCCGTCCAGCGGGGCCTTCTGGGCCAGCTCCAGCGCGGTCTCGAAAGCGGGCCGGCCGTTCGGCTCGCCTCGCGAGGAGGCGTACGTTCCGGTCACCTCCAGCTCACGGAACCACAACGGGGACAGGTCGGCGCCGGTCGACGGCATACCGGCCAGGACCACCCGGCCACCGGCCTTGGTGACCCGCAGCACGGTGTCGATCGAGTCCTTGCTGCCGACCGCGTCGACGGCGACGTCGACCCCGCCGAGCAGGAACTCCTTGGCGTTCAGCTCGGGCTTCAGCCGGAACGCACCGGTGGCCCGGCGTACGCCGCGGAAGACCTCGTCGGGAGCGACCACGTCACTCGCGCCGAACGCCCGGGCCAGCTCGCGCTGCTTCGGGTGCTTGGCGACGACCGTGATCCGCCCGGCCTGGGTCAGCTCACGCAGTGCCAGGGTGGCGAACAGCCCGACCGCGCCGGCGCCGCTGACCAGGACGGACTGTCCCGGCTCGACCTTGGCCCGCAGCGCGGTGTGTACGGCGCCGGACAACGGCTCCGTCAGCACTGCCCGCTCATCCGAAAGCCCTTCCGGTACGGCGTACAGCTGGCTGCGGTGGGCGACCATCACGTTGCCCCAGCCACCACCGGTGTCGGAGCAGAAGCCGGTCTGGAGACCAGGCGAGACGTGGCCGACGGTGATCCGGTCACACAGGTTGGTGCGGCCGGACGCGCAACCCTCGCAGGGTTCGACGCCGCGCGCCGCGCAGGTCAGGACGCTGTCCATCACGACGCGGGTGCCCTTCGGCAGCTCCTCGCAGTCGTCGAGCAGTTCGCCGACGATCTCGTGACCCGGCACGAACGGCAGCGACACCAGCGCCGAGAAGTACAGCTTGGTGTGGCCGGTGACCATGCCGAGGTCGGAGCCGCAGATCCCGGACAGGATCGGCCGGATCCGTGCCCAGCCGTCCCTGTCGGCCTTCGGCTCGTTGATCGTGACGAGCCGCAGCGGTGCGGCCGGGCCGGTCAGGATGGCCGGGATCCGGCTGCCCATCGCCTTGGCGGCGAGGAACTTGGCCGGTGAGCGGTACATCTCGAGGGCGAGCATCATCGGGCGTTCACCCCGGGGATCTCCAGACGCGAAGAGGTGGCGGGTGTCTTCCAGTCGACGATCTGCCAGCGCGCGGCCCGGGCAGCCCGGAACAGCGACACGTCCGGCGAGACCGCGACCGGGTTGCCGACCGTGGTCAGCATCGGCAGGTCCGAGTGGCTGTCGGCGTACGCGAAGGACTTGGACAGATCGATGTTCGTTCCGCGGGCCCGGTGCTTGATCCACGCGGCCCGGGACTCACCGACCAGCGGCGGTCCGGTCAGGTAGCCGGTGCAGCGACCCCGGTCGTCGACGGCCAGTTCGGCGGCGACGATCTCGTCGAACAACGGCTCCAGCGGCCGGGTCAGCGGCCGGACCGCGCCGGTGATCAGGATGGTCCGGTGACCGGCCGCCTTGTGCTCACGGATCCGCCGGACGGCCGCGCCGCTGAGCCGCTCCAGCACGTGACCGGCGAGGATCTCGTCGACGATCCGGTTGAGCTCTTCCAGCTCGGCGCCCTGGTAGCGGCGGTAGATCGTCCGCAGGAAGGTGCCGCGGTCCTTGCGTTCCGCCGAGATCAGCTTCGGCAGCTTGCGCAGCATCGCGCCGATCTCACCGACCCGCTGGTGGCTGTCCAGCTCGGGCAGCCGCATCCACAGGTAGGTCTCGATCACGTTCGACGACAGCAGGGTGCCGTCCATGTCGAAGGCGGCGATGATCTCGGAGTCCTCCGAGGGCGTCACCTTCTTCAGGGTGCCGGCGGTCTCGGCGAGCGACTTGTTGCGCTTCTTCCGGACGACGTCCAGGCGGCGCAGCGAGTCGGTGACGCTCGGGCAGTGCACCTCCTGCAGGTAGTGCTGCCAGTCCACGATCGAGGTGTCGCACCAGAACTTCTCCCGGTCGTCGCCTTCGAGCGCGTTGTGCAGGGCGAGCACATTGTCGTCGATGAACTGCAGCTCGGCCTGCGCGTACTCGGAGTACAGGTCCATGTAGCGGCGGAGGAAGTCGATCCGGCGCTTCTGGACGTCGAGCTCGCGCGCGTATTTGCGGGTGCGCTCGCCGCGCGGCACGTGGGTGATGATCCGGTCGGCGATCTTGTGCGCCTTCTCGCCGTAGCGCAGCATGCTCTCGACCGAGTCCCCACCGGGGAACTTCCAGACCGGCAGCCGGACCGCGCCGCGCTCGCCCAGGTCGAAGGGGTGCTTGGAGAAGTACGCGCGGACGCCGGCGTACAGCTGCTCGAAGGTCAGCGGGTTCCGGGCGCCGGAGCTGACGTGGTAGTACTCCGGCTTCGACAGCTCCGGCTCGGTCGCCATCACGGCGCAGATCGCGCCGACGACGTGGTCGACCGGGATGATCTCGACCACCGAGTCGGGGCTGGCCGGGAACTCCGGCAGCTCGCCGCGGCCGTAGGCCAGGATCAGCGGCTCGGCCATCTTGAAGCCCTCGATCCAGCCCGGGTGCGGGCTCTGCACCGCGGACTCGATGATGGCCGGCCGGACGATCGAGGTCGGCAGGGTGGAGGCGAACTCCTCCACGACCCGCTCACCGAGCGCCTTGGTGAAGGTGTAGCAGTCGGTCCAGCCGAGCGAGCGGGCCCGCTCGGTGCCGGTCTCGATCAGCTTCTTCGCGACCCACTCGGTCCGCCGGCGCTCGGTGTCGGCCGCCGCGGTCAGGTGACCCGCGCGACGGTGCAGCTTCTCCGACTCCTTGCGGAACCGGATCAGCATCGCGGCGCTGCGCGAGGTCTCCTCGATCCGGGCTTTCATCGCCATTCCGGCCTCGGCCTCGGTGCGCCAGTCGACGCTGTGGTCGACGGGCGCCTCGGGGATCGCACCGCGGCGACGGCCGGCGGTGTAGGCGGTGGAGATGT encodes:
- a CDS encoding lysophospholipid acyltransferase family protein, with protein sequence MGANLVKFGRDTARDVKQVARGFRWGRRQQVPRSAEPYVVKKESSVFPTRWARRPAAIAVREVLQKGALNSVLRFEVNPQVSGIDSLRKVNGPAVIVANHSSHLDTPLLLCTLPDDMRRKTAVAAAADYFFDTWWRATASAIVFNTFPIERRGGKLSATPGDLLADGWNVVVFPEGTRSPDGWMERFRMGAAYIAVDQGVPVIPVGIKGSFAAMPRGRGWPVPGRPNVAVRYGDPLYPAEGETAREFAPRIAAAVSALLDEESSTWWEARRRVAAGTSPSQSGPDAARWRRVWEATTPVKVAGQKRKAWK
- a CDS encoding lactate racemase domain-containing protein, producing MDDRTPPLLVHNGEGFLLERFPLGTRVVYPPESLPAVRDVEEAIQNALLHPIESEPLPELLRPGMRLTIAFDDISLPLPPMKKPDIRQRVIEAVLTMAADAGVDDVELISANALHRRLTPNELREIVGERVFRSFFPDGKLYNFDAEDADNLTHLGQTKHGEDVEISKRAAESDLLVYVNVNLVAMDGGHKSTSIGLASYKSLKHHHNSHTMIHSRSFMDHKASKMHHSAWRMGEVLTEHVKVFQIETTLNNDIFGGGLEFLQKREWEWSIKDQAAMLGAKRGLALAPAKARRKIFQDVRSNYGLTGINAGSIEPVHEKTIEAVHKQHLVEVQGQSDVAIMGVPFVGPYNVNSVMNPILAACMGLGYYFNSYRGQPIVRKDGAVILYHPVDYEFSQLHHPSYVDFFEEVLSESTDPATIEAKFEKQYAEDPWYIHLYRTSNAYHGVHPFYMWYWISHALDHCGDIVWVGANRKTVERMGFRSASTLQDALEMVSHSVGRSPSITYLHNPPHLLADVR
- a CDS encoding zinc-dependent alcohol dehydrogenase, with translation MMLALEMYRSPAKFLAAKAMGSRIPAILTGPAAPLRLVTINEPKADRDGWARIRPILSGICGSDLGMVTGHTKLYFSALVSLPFVPGHEIVGELLDDCEELPKGTRVVMDSVLTCAARGVEPCEGCASGRTNLCDRITVGHVSPGLQTGFCSDTGGGWGNVMVAHRSQLYAVPEGLSDERAVLTEPLSGAVHTALRAKVEPGQSVLVSGAGAVGLFATLALRELTQAGRITVVAKHPKQRELARAFGASDVVAPDEVFRGVRRATGAFRLKPELNAKEFLLGGVDVAVDAVGSKDSIDTVLRVTKAGGRVVLAGMPSTGADLSPLWFRELEVTGTYASSRGEPNGRPAFETALELAQKAPLDGVVGAKYPLYRWREALDHAQSAGRLGTVKVAFDVRAS
- a CDS encoding HAD-IB family hydrolase — its product is MSLADKLAGKKVLVTGITGFVGEALLHRMIGDLPGTTVVAIIRPKGSLRGTDRMAQMLKKDIFKPFYGEGTPYADAAELTAARVEVVEGDLSDVPALPKDLDIVVHCAGDVSFDPPIHEAFTTNVLGTKSLLERIVEASEGRPVHYVHISTAYTAGRRRGAIPEAPVDHSVDWRTEAEAGMAMKARIEETSRSAAMLIRFRKESEKLHRRAGHLTAAADTERRRTEWVAKKLIETGTERARSLGWTDCYTFTKALGERVVEEFASTLPTSIVRPAIIESAVQSPHPGWIEGFKMAEPLILAYGRGELPEFPASPDSVVEIIPVDHVVGAICAVMATEPELSKPEYYHVSSGARNPLTFEQLYAGVRAYFSKHPFDLGERGAVRLPVWKFPGGDSVESMLRYGEKAHKIADRIITHVPRGERTRKYARELDVQKRRIDFLRRYMDLYSEYAQAELQFIDDNVLALHNALEGDDREKFWCDTSIVDWQHYLQEVHCPSVTDSLRRLDVVRKKRNKSLAETAGTLKKVTPSEDSEIIAAFDMDGTLLSSNVIETYLWMRLPELDSHQRVGEIGAMLRKLPKLISAERKDRGTFLRTIYRRYQGAELEELNRIVDEILAGHVLERLSGAAVRRIREHKAAGHRTILITGAVRPLTRPLEPLFDEIVAAELAVDDRGRCTGYLTGPPLVGESRAAWIKHRARGTNIDLSKSFAYADSHSDLPMLTTVGNPVAVSPDVSLFRAARAARWQIVDWKTPATSSRLEIPGVNAR